A window from Planococcus maritimus encodes these proteins:
- a CDS encoding 2-hydroxycarboxylate transporter family protein, whose protein sequence is MKETNKIPPQLPARNLKDKFTIFNMPILWFGVFAAIALYAMYTENLPAGMIGALLITMVLGELLGWFGNHMPIVRTFLGGGAIVAIFGSAYMVYSGLMPESTTAGITEFMKDGDFLNFYIAALITGSILGMESKILVKAGVRYALPLLAAVAGAVGLAALVGMVLGFSVQEAVLVIAMPIMGGGMGAGAVPMSQVYSEMLGNEPGYYLSILVPALALGNVFAIILASVLNLIGNKYPSLTGNGQLIRNFHYEKKETPSYDLAKMGIGVLAAVSFYILGNLLGDFIPLHPYAIMIILVAALKVANVMPEIIVEGASQWYEFVARNWTNALLVGIGVAYTDLEAVLNALSIEYVLIVLAVVLGAVVGAGVVGKFMGFYPIEAAITAGLCMANMGGTGDVAVLSAARRMELMPFAQISSRLGGALILLLASIFIPFFI, encoded by the coding sequence ATGAAGGAAACGAATAAGATCCCGCCGCAGCTGCCGGCTCGAAATTTGAAAGACAAATTCACGATTTTCAATATGCCGATTCTGTGGTTTGGGGTTTTCGCCGCAATCGCACTTTATGCGATGTATACTGAAAATTTGCCAGCTGGCATGATCGGCGCATTGCTCATTACGATGGTGCTCGGGGAATTACTGGGCTGGTTCGGTAATCATATGCCAATCGTTCGCACGTTCCTTGGAGGCGGTGCGATTGTCGCTATTTTCGGGTCTGCTTATATGGTCTATAGTGGTCTTATGCCCGAAAGCACGACGGCGGGGATTACGGAATTCATGAAAGACGGAGACTTTCTCAACTTCTATATTGCGGCTTTGATTACAGGCAGTATTTTAGGGATGGAATCGAAGATCTTGGTAAAAGCAGGCGTCCGCTATGCGTTGCCATTACTCGCTGCGGTTGCAGGAGCGGTTGGTCTGGCTGCCTTAGTCGGCATGGTATTAGGGTTTAGTGTTCAAGAAGCGGTGCTTGTCATCGCCATGCCGATCATGGGCGGCGGCATGGGTGCAGGCGCTGTGCCGATGTCTCAAGTGTATTCGGAAATGCTCGGCAATGAACCGGGCTATTATTTATCGATACTCGTTCCGGCCTTGGCGCTCGGGAATGTCTTCGCCATCATCTTGGCGAGCGTATTGAACTTGATCGGCAATAAATATCCGAGCTTGACGGGTAATGGCCAATTGATACGCAATTTCCATTACGAGAAAAAAGAAACGCCGAGTTACGATTTGGCGAAAATGGGCATCGGCGTCTTGGCGGCTGTATCGTTTTATATTTTAGGCAATCTATTGGGCGATTTTATTCCATTGCACCCTTATGCCATCATGATCATTTTAGTGGCAGCTCTCAAAGTTGCGAACGTCATGCCAGAAATCATCGTAGAAGGCGCGAGCCAGTGGTATGAGTTCGTGGCGCGCAACTGGACTAATGCCTTGCTAGTGGGCATTGGGGTAGCCTATACAGATCTCGAAGCCGTGCTGAATGCCTTGAGCATTGAGTATGTGCTCATTGTCTTGGCTGTCGTTCTCGGGGCTGTTGTGGGAGCAGGAGTCGTCGGGAAATTCATGGGCTTTTATCCAATCGAAGCAGCCATCACGGCAGGATTATGTATGGCGAATATGGGCGGAACCGGTGATGTTGCGGTACTGTCTGCGGCAAGACGCATGGAATTGATGCCATTTGCGCAGATTTCTTCCCGCCTCGGTGGCGCATTGATCTTGTTATTGGCCAGCATCTTTATCCCGTTTTTCATTTAA
- a CDS encoding response regulator — protein sequence MIKVMIVEDDPMVAALNQQFVGRMEGFEVIGAAENAQHAIAILAESDIDLVLLDIHMPGLTGIEFLQMLREQQLDLDVILITAASEIRQIQHALRLGASDYLIKPFEFSRFQEALLQYQDNFHKLHDNKQISQQEIDSLLGRKQQPASAATTVQSLPKGLTKATLQTIQKVILANEGGVFSTDELAQSAHISRVSVRKYLKFLSAIGYLQEDLTYGVGRPIYQYRLVSENANRLDPYL from the coding sequence ATGATTAAAGTAATGATAGTAGAAGATGACCCGATGGTTGCTGCCTTGAACCAGCAATTCGTCGGGCGGATGGAAGGTTTCGAGGTGATCGGTGCTGCCGAAAACGCCCAGCATGCCATCGCGATCCTGGCTGAATCAGACATCGATTTGGTGCTGCTCGACATCCATATGCCCGGCCTGACTGGTATCGAATTTTTGCAAATGCTCCGCGAACAACAGCTGGATCTCGACGTCATCTTGATCACGGCGGCCTCTGAAATTCGGCAAATCCAGCACGCCTTAAGGCTCGGGGCTTCCGATTATTTAATCAAGCCCTTCGAGTTCAGCCGCTTCCAGGAAGCACTCCTGCAATACCAAGACAATTTCCATAAACTGCATGACAATAAACAAATTAGCCAGCAGGAGATCGACAGCCTGCTCGGCAGAAAACAGCAACCGGCTTCGGCGGCAACGACTGTCCAATCGTTGCCGAAAGGACTAACAAAAGCGACCTTGCAAACCATTCAAAAAGTGATCTTGGCAAATGAAGGTGGGGTATTTTCGACAGATGAATTGGCGCAGTCAGCCCATATTTCCAGGGTCTCCGTACGGAAATACCTGAAATTCCTCAGTGCCATCGGCTATTTGCAGGAAGACTTGACCTACGGCGTCGGCCGGCCCATCTATCAATACCGTTTAGTCTCGGAAAACGCTAATCGTCTTGATCCTTATCTTTGA
- the dcuS gene encoding DcuS/MalK family sensor histidine kinase, protein MAFLSRFKLNTIIILFVLLVVLMSLVITNLLVADTSGDRIERQLEGKAISISRTAAESEVIQEGLEEETAEANIQDYALAVQQAADVLFVVVMDMDGIRKSHPNPDNVGKAFAGGDEQRVIAGEEYTSRAEGTLGQSVRSFTPVFDESDNQIGAVAVGISLEEVEAAIEQNQRTLWIGSLIGLLFGILGALFLARYIKKSLFGLEPPEIARIHEERNQMLHSVYEGVIAIDQHARIMLANRSARELFEKAGFKGREPIGKDIHEFLPGLVTSHVLVEKRTVLDEEQELNGMSILSNQVPLLVNGQVIGAMVTFRDKTEIDVLAEQLTGVEMYAETLRAQSHEFMNQLHVLLGLIKMEQYEQVSQFIAKLVQHQAVEVGNVTRSIKDPVLAGFILGKISFAREAQVNLSISCETDIPKPDDPAVTHELITIIGNVIDNAIDNVQATEHKQVHATFSYIDELLTITISDTGTGIDTELQETMFEKGVSSKEGYHRGFGLHLVKNSVDKLEGSIEVASEENEGTTFELVLPYEARGETDD, encoded by the coding sequence ATGGCGTTTTTATCACGATTTAAATTGAATACGATTATTATCCTGTTTGTGTTATTAGTGGTATTAATGTCACTGGTAATCACTAATCTACTAGTGGCCGATACATCAGGCGATCGGATCGAACGACAACTGGAAGGGAAAGCCATCAGCATTTCCCGGACAGCGGCAGAGTCAGAAGTCATTCAAGAAGGCTTAGAGGAAGAAACGGCGGAAGCAAATATCCAGGATTACGCGCTGGCTGTGCAACAAGCAGCCGATGTATTGTTCGTGGTGGTCATGGATATGGACGGTATCCGCAAATCGCATCCGAATCCGGACAATGTTGGCAAGGCGTTTGCCGGAGGCGATGAACAACGTGTGATAGCAGGCGAAGAATATACATCGCGTGCGGAAGGGACGCTCGGGCAATCGGTCCGTTCGTTCACACCGGTTTTTGATGAAAGCGATAATCAAATCGGCGCAGTCGCGGTCGGTATTTCCTTAGAGGAAGTAGAAGCAGCGATTGAGCAAAACCAACGAACCTTGTGGATTGGCTCATTGATCGGATTATTGTTCGGGATTCTCGGCGCCTTGTTTTTGGCGCGTTATATTAAAAAGAGCCTATTTGGATTGGAGCCTCCAGAAATTGCGCGCATTCACGAAGAGCGCAACCAAATGCTTCATTCCGTTTATGAAGGCGTTATCGCAATCGATCAACATGCACGCATCATGCTTGCCAACCGGTCGGCGAGAGAGCTGTTCGAAAAAGCAGGATTCAAAGGCCGTGAACCGATTGGAAAGGATATCCATGAATTTCTGCCAGGCCTTGTGACGAGCCATGTGCTGGTTGAAAAACGCACCGTTTTGGATGAGGAGCAGGAGCTTAATGGAATGTCGATTTTATCGAATCAAGTGCCGTTACTAGTGAATGGCCAAGTGATCGGTGCGATGGTGACATTCCGGGACAAGACGGAAATCGATGTGCTAGCCGAACAGCTGACCGGTGTCGAGATGTATGCGGAAACTTTGCGAGCGCAATCGCACGAATTTATGAATCAACTGCATGTCTTGCTGGGCTTGATCAAAATGGAACAATACGAGCAAGTGTCGCAATTTATCGCAAAATTGGTCCAACATCAGGCTGTGGAAGTCGGAAATGTGACGCGCTCCATCAAAGATCCGGTGTTGGCAGGCTTTATCCTCGGGAAAATCAGTTTCGCGAGAGAAGCGCAAGTTAATCTTTCAATCAGCTGCGAGACCGATATCCCGAAACCAGACGATCCCGCGGTCACACACGAGCTAATTACGATTATCGGCAATGTGATCGACAACGCAATCGACAATGTCCAAGCGACTGAACATAAACAGGTGCACGCCACTTTTTCTTATATCGATGAATTACTGACGATCACGATCAGCGATACAGGAACCGGCATTGACACAGAATTGCAGGAAACGATGTTCGAAAAGGGCGTCTCTAGTAAAGAGGGCTACCACCGCGGATTTGGGTTGCATTTAGTGAAAAACAGCGTAGATAAACTCGAAGGCTCAATTGAAGTGGCTTCCGAGGAAAACGAAGGCACGACGTTTGAGTTGGTGTTACCGTATGAAGCAAGGGGTGAAACCGATGATTAA
- a CDS encoding NAD(P)-dependent oxidoreductase, with product MKIIVFGATGGVGRLVVQQAMEQGFDVTAFVRTPDKLKVTGENLTVVQGDAFHVEQVAAAIAGHDAVVSCLGSNQGMKKSDDLRTMAKNIVAGMQQHGVKRIVYTASAGINDELPGIGGKVMMGVLKQVLIDHRAAVDAIEEAGLNYTIVRPMGLTNDSFSGKYREAETGVPGKSRTIPRADVAHFILKALKDPAYDKKSVGIAT from the coding sequence ATGAAAATCATCGTATTCGGGGCAACGGGCGGTGTAGGCCGTTTGGTCGTCCAACAAGCTATGGAGCAAGGCTTTGATGTGACAGCGTTCGTGAGAACTCCTGATAAATTAAAAGTGACGGGGGAGAACTTAACAGTGGTCCAAGGAGATGCGTTCCACGTGGAACAAGTCGCCGCAGCGATTGCCGGACATGACGCAGTGGTGTCTTGCTTAGGTTCGAATCAAGGTATGAAAAAATCAGACGACCTGCGAACGATGGCGAAAAACATTGTGGCCGGCATGCAACAGCATGGCGTCAAGCGCATCGTCTACACGGCATCTGCGGGCATTAACGATGAACTCCCAGGCATTGGCGGGAAAGTGATGATGGGCGTATTAAAGCAAGTGCTGATCGATCACCGCGCCGCTGTTGATGCGATTGAAGAAGCAGGGCTGAATTATACGATCGTCCGGCCGATGGGCTTGACCAATGATTCCTTTAGCGGAAAGTACCGGGAAGCAGAAACAGGTGTACCAGGGAAATCAAGAACCATTCCACGTGCGGACGTGGCGCATTTTATTTTGAAGGCGCTGAAAGATCCAGCTTATGACAAGAAGTCTGTTGGGATTGCGACGTGA
- a CDS encoding nucleoside hydrolase, with the protein MARLPIIIDTDPGIDDAMMLTLAFAHEDKLDVRLVTTCSGNISQDKTNYNARTFLSYIGADVEVARGLEQPMFRELEMAEEIHGESGFGNIEFPPPTLPVSARPAVAAMRETLLSSEEKVTIVATGPLTNVAALLLAHPEVKPKIERISWMGGAAVGGNMSPSAEFNAYVDPHAVEIVFRSGVPVVMSGLDVTHKAFVTLEEAQGMLDIGTEFADKAYGLITYYLDVIKRTPFHEENYDQVLHFHDVCAVMCLLKPEMFEGQDCFVETSLEGVTAGATVVDYTNRTGKEPNVHVLHSVDREAFVTEFVEAVQVISDRVESF; encoded by the coding sequence ATGGCCAGATTGCCGATCATAATCGATACAGACCCGGGGATTGACGATGCGATGATGCTGACCTTGGCGTTTGCGCATGAGGACAAATTGGATGTGCGCTTAGTGACAACGTGTTCGGGGAATATTTCACAGGACAAGACGAATTACAATGCACGCACGTTCTTGAGTTATATCGGGGCGGATGTGGAAGTGGCACGCGGTTTGGAGCAGCCGATGTTCCGCGAACTCGAGATGGCAGAAGAGATTCACGGGGAAAGTGGTTTCGGAAATATCGAGTTTCCGCCACCGACTTTGCCAGTAAGTGCTCGTCCGGCGGTTGCCGCGATGCGGGAAACTCTACTTTCGAGTGAAGAGAAAGTGACAATTGTCGCGACCGGCCCGTTGACGAATGTGGCGGCCTTGCTCTTGGCGCATCCGGAAGTCAAGCCGAAAATCGAGCGCATTTCGTGGATGGGCGGAGCGGCAGTGGGCGGCAATATGTCGCCGTCCGCTGAATTTAATGCGTATGTCGACCCGCACGCGGTCGAAATCGTCTTTCGCTCAGGGGTGCCAGTCGTCATGAGCGGCTTGGATGTGACCCATAAAGCATTCGTAACCTTAGAAGAAGCGCAAGGCATGTTGGATATCGGCACGGAATTTGCCGATAAGGCGTATGGCCTTATCACGTATTATTTGGATGTTATCAAGAGAACGCCTTTTCATGAGGAGAATTACGACCAGGTGCTGCATTTCCACGATGTCTGTGCGGTCATGTGTTTGTTGAAACCGGAAATGTTTGAAGGACAGGACTGCTTTGTGGAAACTTCGCTCGAAGGTGTGACAGCGGGTGCGACCGTTGTGGATTATACGAATCGGACAGGAAAAGAGCCGAACGTCCACGTGCTGCATAGTGTGGACAGAGAAGCATTCGTCACGGAATTCGTAGAGGCGGTTCAGGTGATTTCGGACCGTGTCGAATCGTTTTGA
- a CDS encoding DUF4230 domain-containing protein, which produces MKKFAAGVLVALILIAGALFAFAQMDLFKVTNNSSSDASLVKDQIVKIAELASLEYEYSNVIISETDKNISLPGMSDIKFAEAIRLIKYDGYIKAGSKASEIETSYNENTKELVVRVPKAVILENVADIENMEIRDVKDDLFSDYPSQKFVEDINAESEKREKEKIEQGFLEEADKNTEEILTALLKTPAYEEVIIEFY; this is translated from the coding sequence ATGAAAAAGTTTGCAGCGGGCGTATTGGTGGCCCTGATTTTAATAGCGGGAGCTTTATTTGCATTTGCTCAAATGGATCTCTTCAAGGTTACCAACAACAGTAGTTCCGATGCCTCCTTGGTAAAAGATCAAATAGTAAAGATTGCAGAATTGGCATCACTTGAATATGAATATAGCAATGTCATAATCAGCGAGACCGATAAAAACATTTCTTTGCCAGGTATGTCTGATATAAAATTTGCAGAAGCAATAAGATTAATCAAATACGATGGGTATATTAAAGCGGGATCAAAAGCCTCGGAAATTGAAACTTCATACAATGAGAACACAAAGGAATTGGTAGTTAGAGTTCCAAAAGCAGTGATCCTTGAAAACGTAGCTGATATAGAAAATATGGAAATAAGAGATGTAAAAGACGATTTATTCTCTGATTATCCTTCTCAAAAATTTGTAGAAGATATAAATGCTGAATCAGAAAAACGTGAAAAAGAGAAAATCGAGCAAGGATTTTTAGAAGAAGCAGACAAAAATACAGAAGAGATTTTAACTGCACTTCTTAAAACTCCTGCGTATGAAGAAGTAATCATCGAATTTTATTAA
- a CDS encoding GNAT family N-acetyltransferase gives MEKDNQRQAVFESDRCYIRPFLESDLDAFITYRNNPEWMEFQYFKGLTREEYKEILVREPSVEKGAQLAIIHKADDSLLGDVFIKKEADACWIGYTIHPAVKRRGYAFETVQAMIQWIQQSYPGLKILAGTSPQNLASIQLLEKLAFAPAGTEEGELIFQYV, from the coding sequence ATGGAGAAAGACAATCAAAGGCAAGCTGTATTTGAGTCGGATAGGTGTTACATCAGGCCTTTTCTTGAAAGCGATTTGGATGCTTTTATTACATACCGCAATAATCCCGAATGGATGGAATTTCAATATTTTAAAGGGTTGACTCGAGAAGAATATAAAGAAATTTTAGTGAGAGAACCCTCGGTGGAAAAGGGTGCCCAATTAGCCATTATCCATAAAGCCGACGACTCCTTACTTGGGGATGTGTTTATTAAAAAGGAAGCGGATGCCTGTTGGATTGGCTATACCATCCATCCAGCTGTTAAACGACGAGGCTATGCGTTTGAAACGGTCCAGGCAATGATTCAGTGGATCCAGCAATCGTATCCGGGGCTCAAAATTTTAGCGGGAACTTCTCCGCAAAACCTCGCTTCCATTCAGTTGCTCGAAAAATTGGCGTTTGCGCCGGCGGGAACAGAAGAAGGCGAACTCATTTTTCAATACGTGTAA
- a CDS encoding GNAT family N-acetyltransferase has translation MELEKQIEELDFALLQSFSTKHDRPWGALFSNPEQPDYYDANHAYVNRSPDEPDKIISEVVSFYRASGITPRFYLGNIESLTSFIGTLKESGFQIEQFSQPIQLWNQQLTPIPYNEHIAIERVTERNYEEALAVECQIEEFGGKAVREKAFETEFNDPRYRHYVLKYDGVPCSSACLFVHGSQGRVESVATIEAYRGKGLIGALLEYIQKEAQAMELEKLWVHPINERVEKVYARAGFETVLNMQTGHAFLDGKSIKEIQARS, from the coding sequence ATGGAGTTGGAAAAGCAGATAGAGGAGCTGGACTTTGCGTTATTGCAGTCTTTCTCCACCAAGCACGACCGGCCTTGGGGCGCGTTGTTCAGCAATCCCGAGCAGCCGGATTATTATGATGCCAACCACGCTTATGTGAACAGGTCGCCGGATGAGCCTGACAAAATCATTAGCGAAGTCGTTTCGTTTTACCGGGCCTCAGGAATCACGCCCCGGTTTTATTTGGGAAATATCGAGTCTTTGACCTCCTTTATCGGGACATTGAAAGAAAGCGGGTTTCAGATCGAACAGTTTTCACAGCCGATTCAGTTGTGGAACCAGCAACTGACTCCGATTCCGTACAATGAACACATTGCCATTGAAAGAGTGACCGAACGCAATTACGAAGAAGCGTTGGCGGTAGAATGCCAAATTGAAGAGTTCGGCGGGAAAGCGGTGCGCGAAAAAGCGTTTGAGACGGAATTCAATGATCCGCGCTACCGCCATTACGTGTTGAAATATGATGGCGTCCCGTGTTCTTCTGCCTGCTTGTTTGTCCACGGCAGCCAGGGGAGAGTTGAAAGTGTCGCAACCATTGAGGCGTACAGGGGAAAAGGGTTAATCGGCGCGTTGCTCGAATATATACAAAAGGAAGCACAAGCGATGGAGCTAGAAAAATTGTGGGTGCATCCCATTAACGAACGGGTCGAAAAAGTGTATGCCCGCGCTGGATTCGAGACCGTCTTGAATATGCAGACGGGTCATGCATTCTTGGATGGCAAAAGCATCAAAGAGATACAAGCGCGCTCATAA
- a CDS encoding SDR family NAD(P)-dependent oxidoreductase — protein MMFEDKVVIVNGGTDGIGKEVVRFFCKEGASVHFTGRDSDKGAQVESDCDGNAHFHQVDNKNPEEIENFFNTLETEGQTIDILFNNAGVLSTGMGPLSRVKLDDWNQLIAVNQTAIFLYMKYALAVMGKQKHGVVINNAAILGNDKVNPMLPAYSGTKAAVVAMTQSSALRFANQGIRVNCISPGPTETDLAIKAYGGKENYDKQSQGHPRGSYGKTSEIAEVVLFLASDKASYINGAEIVVDGGYSLK, from the coding sequence ATGATGTTCGAAGACAAAGTGGTCATTGTAAATGGTGGAACGGATGGAATTGGCAAGGAAGTAGTTCGGTTCTTTTGCAAAGAAGGCGCTAGCGTTCACTTTACGGGAAGAGACAGTGACAAAGGCGCACAAGTTGAGAGTGACTGCGACGGAAACGCTCACTTTCACCAAGTCGATAACAAAAATCCGGAAGAAATCGAAAACTTTTTTAACACACTTGAAACTGAAGGACAGACAATCGATATTCTCTTCAACAACGCCGGCGTTCTGTCTACCGGAATGGGACCCTTGTCTCGCGTAAAGCTAGATGACTGGAATCAGTTGATTGCCGTCAATCAAACAGCAATTTTCCTTTACATGAAATATGCGTTAGCCGTGATGGGCAAGCAAAAACATGGCGTCGTGATCAATAATGCCGCGATCCTTGGAAACGATAAAGTCAATCCGATGCTGCCAGCCTATAGCGGCACTAAAGCAGCGGTTGTTGCGATGACACAAAGCTCGGCCCTGCGATTTGCCAATCAAGGCATCCGCGTCAACTGCATCTCCCCCGGCCCAACAGAAACCGACCTGGCCATCAAAGCCTATGGCGGAAAAGAAAATTATGACAAGCAATCACAGGGTCATCCTAGAGGGAGTTACGGAAAAACGAGCGAGATCGCAGAAGTCGTGCTGTTCTTAGCCTCAGACAAGGCGTCTTATATAAACGGTGCGGAAATTGTTGTAGATGGTGGGTACTCGTTAAAATAA
- a CDS encoding DUF1846 domain-containing protein, giving the protein MKKIGFDSEKYLQEQSAYILERVQQYDKLYLEFGGKLIGDKHAKRVLPGFDEDAKIKLLHTLKEKAEIIICVYAGDIERNKVREDYGITYDQDVLRLIDEYRAYGISVNSVLITRYQGQPTVKVFMTKLERSGINVSIHREIEGYPANVEAVLGEEGFATNPYIKTTKPIVVVTGPGPGSGKLATCLNQMYHENRLGNEVGYAKFETFPVWNLPLKHPVNIAYEAATVDLKDVNMIDNYHYEAYEKVAVNYNRDIETFPVIKRIIERITGKESVYSSPTDMGVNRLKSGITDDQVVQESAKQEIIRRGFVVENDYKKGLADEDSVRHMQVILEETGLKKEDRAPVLPARNYAKEVQAQIDSTNLQAVIAIELPNGEMITGRTTTLMDASAAAILNGLKRLTNISDEIDLLSPVILQTIQRLKTDDLNSRVPTLSANEVLIALAISAVTNPTSELAYKQLPHLKDTQAHSTVILNRENEQTFKKLGIDITNDPVYPTENLYYN; this is encoded by the coding sequence ATGAAAAAAATTGGATTTGATTCGGAGAAATATTTACAGGAACAATCAGCCTACATCCTGGAGCGGGTGCAGCAGTACGATAAACTCTACTTGGAATTTGGCGGAAAATTGATAGGCGACAAACATGCCAAGCGCGTGTTGCCTGGATTTGATGAAGATGCCAAAATCAAACTATTGCATACACTGAAAGAAAAGGCGGAAATCATTATCTGTGTCTATGCTGGAGACATCGAACGAAACAAAGTTCGGGAAGATTACGGCATCACTTATGACCAAGATGTCCTGCGCTTAATCGATGAATACCGGGCATACGGCATTTCTGTTAACAGTGTCTTGATCACCCGTTACCAGGGGCAGCCAACAGTCAAAGTATTTATGACTAAGCTTGAGAGAAGTGGAATTAACGTCAGTATTCACCGCGAAATCGAAGGTTATCCGGCAAACGTGGAGGCAGTCCTTGGGGAAGAAGGATTTGCGACGAATCCTTATATTAAAACGACAAAACCAATCGTAGTGGTAACGGGCCCTGGCCCAGGAAGCGGAAAGCTTGCCACCTGCCTTAACCAAATGTACCACGAGAATAGACTTGGAAATGAAGTTGGCTATGCCAAGTTTGAGACTTTTCCGGTTTGGAACTTGCCGTTAAAGCACCCAGTAAACATCGCTTATGAAGCGGCTACCGTCGATTTAAAAGACGTAAATATGATTGATAATTATCATTATGAAGCGTATGAGAAAGTAGCGGTCAATTACAATCGTGATATTGAGACATTTCCTGTCATCAAACGGATTATTGAAAGGATTACCGGCAAAGAGTCTGTTTACAGCTCACCGACTGATATGGGGGTTAATCGCCTGAAATCGGGTATCACTGACGATCAGGTTGTCCAGGAATCTGCCAAGCAGGAAATCATTCGGCGCGGTTTCGTCGTAGAGAACGATTATAAAAAAGGGCTTGCCGATGAAGACAGTGTACGCCACATGCAAGTGATTCTAGAAGAGACCGGTTTGAAGAAAGAGGATCGGGCACCTGTATTGCCGGCGCGTAATTATGCGAAAGAAGTCCAAGCGCAAATTGATAGCACGAATTTACAAGCCGTAATTGCGATAGAACTGCCGAATGGCGAGATGATCACCGGTCGAACGACCACTTTGATGGATGCTTCGGCAGCCGCGATTCTCAATGGGTTGAAGAGATTGACCAATATTTCCGATGAAATTGATTTGTTATCGCCGGTGATTTTACAAACGATTCAACGGTTGAAAACTGATGATTTGAATAGCCGCGTCCCGACATTGAGTGCCAATGAAGTGCTCATTGCACTGGCAATCAGTGCGGTCACCAATCCTACTTCAGAGCTGGCTTATAAGCAATTGCCACATTTAAAAGACACCCAGGCTCACTCTACGGTTATATTGAATAGAGAAAACGAACAGACCTTTAAGAAGCTTGGAATCGACATCACCAATGATCCGGTATATCCAACTGAGAACCTGTATTACAATTAG
- a CDS encoding DUF6414 family protein — MIKRSVFPLTTYLNQNAVFDLLAVIEDGFSQVNNLNISNTEGKSTNSNVDGEAGFGMYGIKTKIKAAMGIEKSTTEEKTSSEERVHTPTSLFAKLFSYLEENDLIMEVNDTSDLEKLSHGSFVRFESKLERNPLISLLESFEQMMVVAMTFQSPQKSGKKNNEQEILKQIKSMKNSLTENDSFDLICTINKNESLKAVLPVYLNYFIHKNTNEIIDGNYTVFGKVVKIVSDDADDINLFRNTGFKLFQQEALDTMLDSMNNGTDEQLEIPNINSRISSPAILVIPIAIYS, encoded by the coding sequence ATGATTAAAAGAAGTGTGTTTCCATTAACGACTTATTTAAATCAAAACGCTGTCTTCGATTTGTTAGCGGTAATTGAAGACGGATTTTCTCAAGTCAACAATTTGAATATTTCCAATACAGAAGGTAAAAGTACAAATAGTAATGTAGATGGTGAAGCAGGCTTTGGAATGTATGGAATAAAAACTAAAATAAAGGCTGCTATGGGTATAGAAAAAAGTACAACAGAAGAAAAAACTTCTAGTGAGGAAAGAGTTCATACTCCAACTTCTTTATTTGCAAAACTATTTTCATATCTAGAAGAAAATGATTTGATAATGGAAGTTAATGACACAAGTGATTTAGAGAAATTATCACATGGTAGTTTTGTTAGATTTGAAAGCAAATTAGAAAGAAATCCTTTAATTTCGCTTTTAGAATCTTTTGAGCAAATGATGGTGGTAGCAATGACATTTCAGTCGCCTCAGAAGAGCGGGAAAAAGAATAATGAGCAAGAAATATTGAAACAAATAAAAAGCATGAAAAATAGTTTAACAGAAAATGATAGTTTTGATTTAATCTGTACCATTAATAAGAATGAGAGCCTGAAAGCTGTTCTACCGGTGTATTTAAACTATTTTATTCACAAAAATACAAATGAAATTATTGATGGAAACTACACAGTCTTTGGAAAGGTAGTTAAGATTGTGTCTGATGATGCAGATGATATTAATTTATTTAGAAATACGGGATTTAAGTTATTTCAACAAGAAGCTCTTGATACAATGTTAGATTCTATGAATAATGGAACAGATGAACAATTAGAAATTCCAAATATTAATTCAAGAATATCTAGTCCTGCTATATTAGTAATTCCAATTGCAATTTATTCATAA
- a CDS encoding YjzC family protein has product MSDLKRPGTDNQPPGKYKEVGPRGGEVVKPRIVKIDKGDRLPPTQEKGRKWEKQ; this is encoded by the coding sequence ATGAGTGATTTAAAAAGACCCGGTACAGATAATCAACCACCAGGAAAATACAAAGAAGTCGGTCCAAGAGGTGGTGAAGTAGTTAAACCTCGAATAGTTAAAATTGATAAGGGCGATCGACTTCCACCAACACAAGAAAAAGGACGTAAATGGGAAAAACAATAA